The Dehalococcoidia bacterium genome includes a region encoding these proteins:
- a CDS encoding aminotransferase class I/II-fold pyridoxal phosphate-dependent enzyme, whose translation MATRLESIANRNQVAKLVSSIPPSGIRKFFDLLASLDNVISLGVGEPDFVTPWHIREAAMYGLERGETSYTSNYGLIELRVEIARHLERLYQVRYDPTREILVTVGVSEGLDLAMRAILDPGDEVLCPDPGYVSYRPCIMLAGGTVVPVPTTFANGFKVRAEEIEERVTPRTKAILLGYPSNPTGAVLSRDELAAIARVAERHDLIVVADEIYDRLVYGVEHTCFSSLPGARDRTILLGGFSKSYAMTGWRIGYACARPDLIEAMMKIHQYTMLCAPVIAQIAAIEALRYGERDVQAMVEEYDRRRRVMLDGFRRLGLDCSEPRGAFYVFPSIARTGLSSEAFAERLLNEERVAVVPGSAFGEQGEGHIRCCYATSLGEIEEALRRIGRFLARLEGKSG comes from the coding sequence ATGGCGACTCGCCTAGAGAGCATCGCCAACCGAAACCAGGTCGCCAAGCTGGTCAGCAGCATTCCGCCCTCGGGCATTCGCAAGTTCTTTGACCTGCTCGCCTCGCTCGACAACGTCATCTCGCTCGGCGTCGGCGAGCCGGACTTCGTCACGCCGTGGCACATCCGCGAAGCCGCGATGTACGGCCTCGAGCGCGGCGAAACGTCGTATACCTCGAACTACGGCCTAATTGAGCTGCGCGTCGAGATCGCCCGTCATCTCGAACGGCTGTACCAGGTGCGCTACGACCCGACCCGCGAGATCCTCGTCACGGTCGGCGTGAGCGAAGGTCTCGACCTTGCGATGCGGGCGATCCTCGACCCCGGCGACGAAGTGCTCTGCCCCGACCCGGGCTATGTCTCCTACCGGCCGTGCATCATGCTCGCCGGCGGAACGGTTGTGCCGGTGCCGACCACCTTCGCCAACGGCTTCAAGGTGCGCGCCGAGGAGATCGAGGAGCGGGTCACGCCGCGGACGAAGGCAATCCTGCTCGGCTATCCGAGCAACCCGACTGGAGCGGTGCTCTCCCGCGACGAGCTCGCCGCGATCGCCCGCGTCGCCGAGCGCCACGACCTGATCGTCGTCGCCGACGAGATCTACGACCGGCTCGTCTACGGGGTCGAACACACCTGCTTCAGCAGCCTGCCCGGCGCGCGTGACCGGACAATCCTGCTCGGCGGCTTTTCCAAGTCATACGCGATGACCGGCTGGCGTATCGGCTACGCCTGCGCTCGGCCCGACTTGATCGAAGCGATGATGAAGATCCACCAATACACCATGCTGTGCGCGCCAGTGATCGCGCAGATCGCCGCAATTGAGGCGCTGCGCTACGGCGAGCGCGATGTCCAAGCGATGGTAGAGGAATATGACCGGCGGCGGCGGGTGATGCTCGACGGCTTTCGCCGCCTCGGCCTCGACTGTTCCGAGCCGCGCGGCGCGTTTTATGTTTTCCCCTCGATCGCCCGAACCGGTCTCTCAAGCGAAGCGTTCGCCGAACGGCTGCTGAACGAAGAGCGCGTCGCGGTCGTCCCCGGCTCCGCCTTCGGCGAGCAGGGCGAGGGCCACATCCGCTGCTGCTACGCCACCTCGCTCGGCGAGATCGAAGAGGCTCTGCGCCGGATCGGCCGCTTTCTGGCGCGGCTGGAAGGGAAGAGCGGATGA
- a CDS encoding DUF190 domain-containing protein, translating to MNGAAVGKRVRIYLSERDRAPGRHEPLWETVLDLLRREGAAGATVFRALAGFGAHGALRLARLVDVIPDLPVVIEWLDGPQRVERLLPKVRDLVTDGTITVEEIAVVAFPHRAPRSIPAIPVAEVMTRHVETVQPETPAAEVVRLLLGRSFRAVPVVDREGRLLGIVTNHDLIERGGLGARIELLAVLARDARDRELARLQAAPTTAIDLASREVITIAPDASLAEAAHLMASRGLKRLPVVDRERRLLGLLSRVDVLRTVGEDFRFPAPAPLSAGDGGRAVRDVMRRAVPVVRENAPLGEVIDAVTATDLHRAIVVDPAGRVVGIISDADVLARLDPLGQHELLSSLMRRARPAAEVTAQARDVMRSPALTVPPDLSLAAAAQRLIAGKRKVAVVVDENGRFLGALDRAELLLQLVAGREAQGEEQ from the coding sequence ATGAATGGCGCTGCCGTCGGGAAACGAGTTCGGATCTATCTCAGTGAACGCGACCGCGCCCCGGGACGCCACGAGCCGCTCTGGGAAACTGTCCTCGACCTTCTCCGGCGGGAAGGCGCCGCCGGCGCAACCGTCTTCCGCGCTCTTGCCGGGTTCGGCGCGCACGGCGCGCTTCGGCTCGCCCGTCTCGTTGATGTCATTCCCGACCTCCCGGTCGTCATCGAATGGCTCGATGGCCCGCAGCGCGTCGAGCGCCTCCTGCCGAAGGTCCGCGACCTCGTGACAGACGGCACGATCACGGTCGAAGAGATCGCCGTTGTCGCCTTCCCTCACCGCGCGCCGCGCAGCATCCCCGCCATTCCCGTCGCCGAGGTCATGACCCGCCACGTCGAGACGGTGCAGCCCGAGACACCGGCGGCGGAGGTCGTTCGCCTTCTGCTCGGCCGCAGCTTCCGCGCTGTGCCGGTCGTCGACCGCGAAGGACGCCTGCTCGGCATCGTGACCAACCACGATCTCATCGAGCGCGGTGGGCTCGGCGCTCGGATCGAACTGCTTGCGGTGCTTGCGCGCGACGCCCGCGACCGCGAGCTCGCTCGGCTGCAGGCTGCGCCAACCACCGCGATCGATCTGGCCTCCCGCGAGGTGATCACCATCGCCCCTGACGCCTCGCTGGCCGAAGCTGCTCATCTGATGGCAAGCCGCGGGCTGAAGCGTCTTCCTGTCGTCGACCGCGAGCGCCGCCTCCTTGGCCTGCTCAGCCGCGTCGACGTCCTCCGCACGGTTGGGGAGGATTTTCGCTTTCCCGCGCCCGCGCCGCTCTCGGCGGGCGACGGCGGCCGCGCCGTCCGCGACGTGATGCGCCGCGCCGTGCCGGTCGTCCGCGAGAACGCGCCGCTCGGCGAGGTGATCGACGCCGTCACCGCGACCGACCTCCATCGGGCGATCGTCGTCGACCCGGCCGGCCGCGTCGTCGGCATCATCTCCGACGCCGACGTGCTCGCTCGGCTCGACCCGCTGGGACAGCATGAGCTACTCTCCTCCCTGATGCGGCGCGCGCGTCCCGCTGCCGAGGTGACGGCGCAGGCGCGCGATGTCATGCGCTCGCCGGCCTTGACGGTTCCTCCCGACCTCTCGCTTGCCGCTGCCGCCCAGCGCCTGATCGCCGGGAAGCGCAAGGTCGCGGTGGTTGTGGATGAGAACGGGCGATTTCTTGGCGCCCTTGATCGCGCCGAACTCCTCCTCCAGCTCGTTGCGGGCCGTGAGGCGCAAGGAGAAGAGCAATGA
- the crcB gene encoding fluoride efflux transporter CrcB has product MHFAVIAGGAAIGAVLRYLVVTHTAAWLGGAFPYGTLIVNATGAFALGLIAEWIGAHASVDPHVRLFFVTGVLGGYTTFSSYAWEALELTQSGLWLRALLYAAASNVAGFIGVALGALIARSASL; this is encoded by the coding sequence ATGCATTTCGCCGTGATCGCGGGCGGCGCCGCGATCGGCGCCGTCCTTCGCTATCTCGTCGTCACGCACACCGCCGCCTGGCTGGGCGGAGCGTTTCCTTACGGAACGCTCATTGTCAACGCGACAGGCGCCTTCGCTCTCGGCCTCATCGCGGAATGGATCGGAGCGCATGCCTCCGTCGATCCGCACGTTCGCCTCTTCTTCGTCACAGGCGTGCTCGGCGGCTACACCACCTTCAGCAGCTATGCCTGGGAAGCGCTCGAACTGACCCAGTCGGGATTGTGGCTTCGCGCATTGCTCTATGCTGCCGCGAGCAACGTTGCCGGGTTCATCGGGGTCGCACTCGGCGCGCTCATCGCGCGCAGCGCGTCGCTGTAG
- a CDS encoding M24 family metallopeptidase, with product MDRDSQRVGLMRQLLAAQGYDGVVVRAPANVLLFSGYLPRRGDSFCFFKQSGEVTLIVPEDEAERASRGWADHLRTFSRFVDGILQPASEGALPHLRELLGGYDRFSKLGYEHGPLPFAAYGPDLGLPDGGSGDVLKVAGHGATWYDCSDLTEAGALWKTAREMSRLRRAGEVAAAGLAAAREMTAPGVPPGVIAGAALGAMAASATADEEVLPFCDVSRGPEEAAIVRIRVAVNGLWAAATRVFCPRPPSTTLARQLDLILEARAAAIAAIQNGALGSEIDAAARAVAERAESPYVPWTGHGVGFHADSPLARPTIAPGSIDAVRPNMAFTLAPGLGGALLIEDSIAFTSRGVEVLTDFPTASAPL from the coding sequence ATGGATCGAGATAGTCAGCGCGTCGGATTGATGCGGCAGCTGCTTGCCGCACAAGGCTACGACGGGGTCGTCGTCCGCGCGCCGGCGAATGTGCTGCTCTTCTCCGGCTATCTGCCTCGGCGCGGCGATTCCTTCTGCTTCTTCAAGCAGTCGGGCGAGGTGACGCTCATCGTCCCGGAGGACGAAGCGGAGCGCGCATCACGAGGCTGGGCGGATCACCTCCGCACGTTCAGCCGCTTCGTTGACGGCATCCTCCAGCCGGCGAGCGAAGGCGCGCTGCCGCACTTGCGCGAACTGCTGGGCGGCTACGATCGCTTCAGCAAACTGGGCTATGAGCACGGGCCGCTGCCGTTCGCTGCCTACGGCCCCGACCTCGGGCTGCCCGACGGCGGCTCGGGCGACGTGCTGAAGGTCGCCGGCCACGGCGCGACCTGGTACGACTGCTCCGACCTGACAGAAGCAGGCGCGCTCTGGAAAACCGCTCGCGAGATGAGCCGGCTGCGCCGCGCCGGGGAGGTCGCCGCTGCCGGTCTCGCTGCAGCGCGCGAGATGACGGCGCCGGGGGTGCCGCCCGGCGTGATCGCGGGGGCGGCGCTCGGCGCGATGGCCGCCTCAGCGACCGCCGACGAGGAGGTCCTTCCCTTCTGCGACGTCAGCCGAGGCCCGGAGGAGGCAGCGATCGTACGCATCCGAGTGGCCGTGAATGGCCTGTGGGCCGCGGCAACGCGGGTGTTCTGCCCGCGTCCGCCGTCGACGACGCTTGCCCGCCAGCTCGACCTGATCCTCGAGGCCCGCGCCGCGGCCATCGCTGCCATCCAGAACGGCGCGCTCGGCAGCGAGATCGACGCCGCCGCCCGCGCCGTCGCGGAGCGCGCCGAGTCCCCCTATGTCCCGTGGACCGGCCACGGCGTCGGCTTCCACGCCGACAGTCCCCTCGCCCGTCCGACGATCGCGCCCGGCTCGATCGACGCGGTGCGCCCGAACATGGCGTTCACCCTCGCGCCTGGTCTGGGCGGCGCGCTGCTCATCGAGGACTCGATCGCCTTCACCAGCCGCGGCGTCGAAGTGCTGACCGACTTCCCGACGGCGAGCGCGCCGCTCTAG
- a CDS encoding Lrp/AsnC family transcriptional regulator has product MKAILKAIERNPRLTPAEIAVMTGQTEEEVAAAIARAEADRIILGYRTVINWERAGEDEVAALIEVRCAPQRETGFDAVARRIYRYPEVRSVWLVSGTFDLAVMVVAKSMREVSLFVSERLATIDAVQGTATYFIMKRYKEDGAILDGDEPTAHRLAVTP; this is encoded by the coding sequence ATGAAAGCGATCTTGAAAGCGATCGAACGCAATCCGCGCCTGACACCGGCTGAGATCGCGGTGATGACCGGCCAGACCGAAGAGGAGGTGGCCGCTGCCATCGCCCGCGCCGAGGCCGACCGCATCATCCTCGGCTACCGCACCGTCATCAACTGGGAGCGCGCCGGCGAGGACGAAGTCGCCGCCCTGATCGAGGTGCGCTGCGCCCCCCAGCGCGAAACCGGCTTCGACGCCGTCGCCCGCCGAATCTACCGCTATCCCGAGGTGCGCTCGGTCTGGCTCGTCTCCGGCACCTTCGACCTCGCTGTCATGGTCGTCGCCAAGTCGATGCGCGAGGTCAGCCTCTTCGTCTCGGAGCGGCTGGCAACGATCGACGCCGTTCAGGGAACCGCAACCTACTTCATCATGAAACGCTACAAAGAGGATGGCGCGATCCTCGACGGCGACGAGCCGACCGCCCATCGGCTCGCGGTCACCCCGTGA
- a CDS encoding MBL fold metallo-hydrolase, whose product MSGRRWPQLRGEQIAPGVHWLQIADAAWETSLGAHVVIVGSPKEAIVIDSAYDHDAPASFIAGYLAGMGNPTVKAILLTHHHRDHSGGAARLRAATGAPILCHPREAPLVAEATAVDGEDGQPALPGTVVDGTIEDGAVLTAGGVAIRVVHTPGHSPGHCCFFLPESGLMLTGDLVLGNATTSVSPPHGDMADLLRSLTRLLDFPMTLIVPAHGPLVRDPRAAVAGVIAHRRAREEQVLAALGAGDDQPAAIVARVYPALEEKLVELACRQVTSILTKLAREGRVVADGEGEDRRWRLA is encoded by the coding sequence GTGAGCGGTCGGCGCTGGCCGCAGCTGCGCGGCGAGCAGATCGCGCCGGGCGTCCACTGGCTCCAGATCGCCGATGCCGCCTGGGAGACTAGCCTCGGCGCCCATGTCGTCATTGTCGGCAGCCCTAAGGAAGCGATCGTCATCGACAGCGCCTATGACCACGACGCGCCCGCCAGCTTCATCGCTGGCTATCTCGCGGGAATGGGCAACCCGACCGTGAAAGCGATCCTGCTCACGCATCACCACCGCGACCACAGCGGCGGCGCGGCCCGGCTGCGCGCCGCGACCGGCGCGCCGATCCTCTGTCACCCGCGCGAGGCGCCGCTTGTCGCTGAGGCGACTGCCGTTGACGGGGAGGACGGCCAGCCGGCGCTCCCGGGCACGGTCGTCGACGGAACGATCGAGGACGGCGCCGTGCTCACCGCCGGCGGCGTTGCCATCCGCGTCGTCCACACGCCCGGCCATTCTCCGGGCCATTGCTGCTTTTTCCTGCCGGAGAGCGGGCTGATGCTGACCGGCGACCTCGTCCTCGGCAACGCGACAACCTCCGTCAGCCCGCCGCACGGCGACATGGCCGACCTGCTGCGCTCGCTCACCCGGCTGCTCGACTTTCCAATGACGCTGATCGTGCCGGCGCACGGTCCGCTCGTCCGCGACCCCAGGGCGGCTGTGGCCGGGGTGATCGCCCACCGGCGCGCGCGCGAGGAGCAGGTGCTGGCCGCGCTCGGCGCGGGAGACGACCAGCCGGCCGCGATCGTGGCGCGGGTCTATCCGGCGCTCGAGGAGAAGCTGGTCGAGCTGGCCTGCCGTCAGGTAACGTCAATCTTGACCAAACTCGCCCGTGAGGGCCGCGTCGTCGCGGACGGCGAGGGGGAGGACCGCCGATGGCGACTCGCCTAG
- a CDS encoding sulfurtransferase TusA family protein, translating to MELDVRGEMCPYPALKTKEALKRLTGETLVVLTDHPPALSTVPWEGAKAGFAAEIEVAGPGEWKITLVRQHGAFDARRAMAQVANRLRELGQE from the coding sequence ATGGAACTGGATGTTCGCGGAGAGATGTGTCCCTACCCCGCGCTGAAGACCAAAGAGGCGCTGAAACGGCTCACGGGCGAGACGCTGGTCGTCCTGACCGATCACCCCCCTGCGCTCTCAACGGTCCCCTGGGAAGGCGCGAAGGCCGGCTTTGCCGCCGAGATCGAAGTGGCCGGCCCTGGGGAGTGGAAGATCACCCTTGTGCGCCAGCACGGGGCATTCGACGCGCGCCGCGCGATGGCGCAGGTCGCCAACCGGCTGCGCGAGCTTGGACAGGAGTAA
- a CDS encoding MFS transporter, which translates to MNQALRQTRPAVIFIVLLGIVSLLADMTYEGARGIVGAYLGQLGATAVAVGLVAGLAELLGYVLRLVFGLLTDRLRRPWDLVILGYVVNLGAVPLLALAGRWEAAVVLVIAERVGKAIRTPGRDAMLAHASATTGHGWGFGLHEALDQIGAVLGPLLVAAIVAARGEMRPALAALAIPAALALAVLLFARLRYPNPSHLGLAAALPETTGFSRRYWIYLGGAALFAAGFVDFALVAYHVDRAAIADPSVIALFYALAMGVDAAAALLCGMLFDRIGFAVVPLSAAVSAIAAPLLFLGGGELVLLGVALWGFGLGAQESVLRAGIAALAPPSRRGAAYGTFSALFGIAWFAGSALFGLLYGASIVALVAASIGLQLAATAVLTLAARANGTPSAPAAG; encoded by the coding sequence ATGAACCAAGCGCTTCGCCAGACTCGGCCGGCGGTCATTTTCATCGTGCTGCTCGGCATCGTCAGCCTGCTTGCCGACATGACCTATGAGGGGGCGCGCGGCATTGTCGGCGCGTATCTCGGGCAGCTCGGGGCAACCGCCGTTGCCGTCGGCCTAGTTGCCGGCCTTGCCGAACTGCTCGGCTATGTGCTGCGGCTTGTTTTCGGGCTGCTGACCGACCGGCTGCGCCGTCCTTGGGACCTTGTCATCCTCGGCTACGTGGTCAACCTTGGCGCGGTGCCGCTGCTCGCTCTCGCCGGACGCTGGGAAGCCGCTGTCGTCTTGGTTATCGCCGAGCGGGTGGGCAAGGCGATCCGGACGCCCGGCCGCGACGCGATGCTCGCCCACGCGAGCGCGACAACCGGTCACGGCTGGGGGTTCGGCCTCCACGAAGCGCTTGACCAAATTGGCGCGGTGCTCGGGCCGCTCCTCGTCGCCGCGATTGTGGCGGCGCGGGGCGAAATGCGCCCAGCGCTTGCCGCGCTCGCAATCCCGGCTGCGCTCGCGCTGGCGGTGCTCCTCTTCGCGCGGCTGCGCTACCCGAACCCGAGCCACCTTGGTCTCGCGGCCGCGCTTCCCGAGACAACGGGGTTCTCCCGCCGCTACTGGATCTATCTCGGCGGCGCGGCGCTGTTCGCGGCGGGCTTTGTCGACTTCGCGCTCGTCGCTTACCACGTCGATCGCGCCGCGATTGCTGACCCGAGCGTTATCGCGCTGTTCTACGCCCTCGCGATGGGCGTCGACGCCGCCGCGGCGCTGCTGTGCGGCATGCTGTTTGACCGGATCGGCTTTGCGGTCGTGCCGCTCTCGGCGGCCGTATCCGCGATTGCGGCGCCGCTGCTCTTTCTCGGGGGGGGCGAACTTGTACTCCTCGGCGTGGCGCTTTGGGGGTTCGGCCTCGGGGCGCAGGAGTCGGTGCTGCGCGCAGGGATCGCCGCGCTCGCTCCGCCCAGCCGCCGCGGCGCCGCCTACGGCACGTTCAGCGCCCTCTTCGGCATTGCTTGGTTTGCCGGCAGCGCGCTCTTCGGGCTGCTCTACGGCGCGTCGATCGTTGCGCTCGTTGCTGCTTCGATCGGGCTCCAACTTGCTGCCACTGCCGTCCTCACCCTTGCTGCCCGCGCGAACGGAACGCCTTCTGCGCCGGCAGCAGGCTAG
- a CDS encoding sulfurtransferase translates to MKGLVLSFLAVTLVVTGCAPATPTGGPSVAAEDRTRYANPDLLIETDQLASRLQHPRLRIVDLRSKEKYHAGHIPGAVWFDTALLKDPVDKLYAPSPANVAKIMGEHGIANETHVVAYDDQGGLWAARLWWVLDYYGHSNAQVLNGGWNKWAKEGRPIETEVPSVAPATFTPKLNDTVVCALDYVLNATKRSDVVIVDARTAAEYNGTDVRAARGGHIPNAVNIDWQRTVTNDDVRVWKPAAELRQLYEAAGVTPEKEVITYCQTAVRAAHTLFTLRLLGYKNVRTYDGSWAEYGNRPDTPIAR, encoded by the coding sequence ATGAAAGGACTGGTCCTCTCGTTCCTCGCCGTCACCCTCGTCGTGACCGGCTGCGCCCCCGCTACGCCGACAGGCGGCCCTAGCGTTGCCGCGGAGGATCGAACCCGCTACGCCAACCCTGACCTGCTGATCGAAACCGACCAGCTGGCAAGCCGGCTCCAGCACCCCCGCCTCCGCATCGTTGACCTCCGGAGCAAGGAGAAGTATCACGCCGGCCACATCCCCGGCGCTGTTTGGTTCGACACGGCGCTCCTCAAAGACCCTGTCGATAAGCTGTACGCGCCATCGCCCGCCAACGTCGCCAAGATCATGGGCGAGCATGGGATCGCGAACGAGACGCATGTCGTCGCCTACGACGATCAAGGCGGTCTGTGGGCTGCTCGCCTCTGGTGGGTGCTCGACTATTACGGCCACTCCAACGCCCAAGTGCTCAACGGCGGCTGGAACAAGTGGGCGAAAGAAGGCCGGCCAATCGAGACGGAGGTCCCCTCCGTCGCCCCGGCGACGTTCACGCCGAAGCTGAATGACACCGTCGTCTGCGCACTCGATTATGTCTTGAACGCGACCAAGCGGTCGGATGTTGTCATCGTCGATGCCCGAACTGCTGCCGAGTACAACGGCACCGACGTGCGCGCCGCTCGCGGCGGCCACATCCCGAACGCCGTCAATATCGACTGGCAGCGCACCGTCACCAACGATGATGTTCGGGTCTGGAAGCCGGCTGCCGAACTGCGCCAGCTGTACGAAGCGGCGGGCGTGACCCCAGAGAAGGAAGTGATCACCTACTGCCAGACGGCGGTGCGCGCCGCGCATACCCTCTTCACGCTGCGCCTCCTCGGTTACAAGAACGTCCGCACCTACGACGGCTCGTGGGCCGAGTACGGCAATCGCCCAGATACGCCGATCGCGCGCTAG
- the gatA gene encoding Asp-tRNA(Asn)/Glu-tRNA(Gln) amidotransferase subunit GatA — MELYELTIAEASERLARRDISAVELTRAHLDRIAAVERYVRAFVTVTPEVALAAAAAADRRLAAGERGPLLGVPMALKDVISTRGIRTTCSSKMLEHFVPIYDATVVTRLNAAGAVLLGKTNMDEFAMGSSCENSAFFPTHNPWDLERVPGGSSGGSAAAVAAGEAIYSLGSDTGGSIRQPAALCGVVGLKPTYGRVSRFGLVAFASSLDQIGPLARTVEDAAIVLTAIAGRDPNDSTSADVPVPDFRAALHGDLRGLRLGVPKEYFVTGMQPGVDAALRAAIRELEALGATVDWDVSLPHTEYALAVYYLVAPSEASANLARYDGVKYGFSAEAPTMWEEMERTRGLGFGPEVKRRIMLGTYALSAGYYDAYYLKAQKVRTLIKRDFDEAFARYDALLAPTSPTVAFRLGEKLDDPLQMYLSDVCTLPINIAGVCALSVPAGLSEGLPVGLQIIGKPFDEATILRIGHAYQQVTRWHLLRPALAAA, encoded by the coding sequence GTGGAGCTGTACGAGTTGACGATTGCTGAGGCGAGCGAGCGCCTCGCGCGGCGCGACATCTCCGCCGTCGAACTGACCCGGGCGCACCTCGACCGGATCGCCGCCGTCGAGCGCTACGTGCGCGCCTTTGTCACCGTCACCCCGGAGGTCGCCTTGGCCGCCGCCGCGGCGGCCGACCGTCGGCTTGCCGCCGGCGAGCGCGGCCCCCTGCTCGGCGTGCCGATGGCGCTGAAGGATGTCATCTCGACGCGCGGCATCCGCACCACCTGCTCCTCGAAGATGCTCGAGCACTTTGTCCCGATCTATGACGCGACCGTCGTCACGCGCCTGAACGCCGCCGGCGCCGTCCTCCTCGGCAAGACGAATATGGACGAGTTCGCGATGGGGTCCTCCTGCGAGAATTCCGCCTTCTTCCCGACGCACAACCCGTGGGACCTCGAGCGCGTGCCGGGCGGCTCGAGCGGAGGCTCAGCAGCGGCCGTGGCGGCCGGCGAAGCGATCTACAGCCTCGGCTCCGACACCGGCGGCAGCATCCGCCAGCCAGCCGCCCTCTGCGGCGTCGTCGGCCTGAAGCCGACCTACGGGCGCGTCAGCCGCTTCGGCCTCGTCGCCTTCGCCAGTTCGCTCGACCAGATCGGCCCCCTCGCCCGCACCGTCGAGGACGCCGCTATCGTCCTCACCGCCATCGCCGGCCGCGACCCGAACGACTCCACCTCCGCCGACGTGCCCGTGCCCGACTTCCGCGCCGCCCTCCACGGCGACCTGCGCGGACTGCGACTCGGCGTCCCGAAAGAGTATTTCGTCACCGGAATGCAGCCGGGCGTCGACGCGGCGCTGCGGGCGGCCATCCGCGAGCTCGAGGCGCTCGGCGCGACAGTCGACTGGGACGTCTCGCTCCCCCACACCGAATACGCGCTCGCCGTCTACTACCTTGTCGCGCCGTCTGAGGCGTCGGCCAACCTCGCCCGCTACGACGGCGTCAAATACGGCTTCTCGGCCGAGGCGCCGACCATGTGGGAGGAGATGGAGCGGACCCGCGGCCTCGGCTTCGGCCCAGAGGTGAAGCGGCGGATCATGCTCGGCACCTACGCCCTCTCCGCCGGCTACTACGACGCCTACTACCTCAAGGCGCAGAAGGTACGGACGCTGATCAAGCGCGACTTCGACGAGGCCTTCGCCCGCTACGACGCCCTCCTCGCCCCCACCTCGCCGACCGTCGCCTTCCGTCTTGGCGAGAAGCTGGACGACCCGCTCCAGATGTACCTGAGCGATGTCTGCACGCTGCCGATCAATATCGCCGGCGTGTGCGCCCTCTCGGTGCCCGCGGGGCTGAGCGAGGGGCTGCCGGTCGGCCTCCAGATCATCGGCAAACCGTTCGATGAGGCAACGATCCTGCGGATCGGCCACGCCTACCAGCAGGTAACCCGCTGGCACCTGCTCCGCCCAGCGCTCGCTGCCGCATAA
- a CDS encoding YeeE/YedE family protein yields MIGVAAASSTTRPRWAGAGALLVAALVLVAFAAFWAVDPDLGVFWGIGIAFGIILQRSRLCFAGAFRDLFLAHDGRLLRGLIVAMMGATVGFWLLMARLVPDPSFGTLPPGAHVTPVGLHLVVGGVLFGLGMVLAGGCVSGTLFRIGEGYVASMVALLGILGGLSLAAHTWNWWWTTHIAAMPLVWLPGLVGHWWALVGSILALAAVYLVVVWWEMREGPPPPPPPDQPLPPAFSVGDHLRALSHRIVVRGWPAWAGAVALAMLNVFAFIYDHPLGVTGELSAWAERLTGLVGLSAGPLLGVDLFAGCNLAVGDGGWLTSAFTLDAGLIVGAFLAALASSEFKLRTPRRPARYLQAIGGGVLMGYGAGIAVGCTIGAFFSAIPSLALNGWVFGVSLAAGAFLGTLIIRRLP; encoded by the coding sequence ATGATCGGTGTCGCTGCAGCCTCCTCGACCACCCGGCCGCGTTGGGCTGGGGCTGGCGCTCTCCTCGTTGCCGCGCTCGTTCTCGTCGCTTTTGCCGCGTTCTGGGCTGTCGACCCGGACCTCGGCGTGTTCTGGGGGATCGGTATCGCGTTCGGCATCATCCTTCAGCGCAGCCGCCTCTGTTTCGCCGGCGCCTTTCGCGATCTCTTCTTGGCCCACGACGGCCGCCTCCTGCGCGGTCTGATCGTCGCAATGATGGGCGCAACCGTCGGCTTCTGGCTGCTGATGGCGCGCCTTGTGCCCGACCCCTCGTTCGGCACGCTCCCCCCGGGCGCGCACGTCACTCCGGTCGGGCTGCATCTCGTCGTCGGCGGCGTACTCTTCGGTCTCGGCATGGTGCTGGCGGGCGGCTGCGTCTCCGGCACGCTCTTTCGCATCGGCGAAGGGTATGTCGCCTCGATGGTCGCCCTCCTCGGCATTCTCGGCGGCCTCTCCCTTGCCGCTCACACCTGGAACTGGTGGTGGACGACCCACATCGCTGCCATGCCGCTCGTCTGGCTGCCGGGACTGGTCGGGCACTGGTGGGCGCTGGTGGGAAGCATCCTCGCGCTCGCCGCGGTTTACCTTGTCGTCGTTTGGTGGGAGATGCGGGAAGGGCCTCCGCCGCCACCGCCTCCAGACCAGCCGCTCCCTCCCGCCTTCAGCGTCGGCGACCATCTCCGCGCGCTCTCTCACCGGATCGTTGTGCGCGGATGGCCGGCGTGGGCCGGCGCCGTCGCGCTCGCGATGCTGAACGTCTTCGCCTTCATCTACGACCACCCGCTGGGCGTTACCGGCGAGCTGTCGGCGTGGGCGGAGCGGCTGACCGGCCTTGTCGGCCTGAGCGCCGGCCCCTTGCTCGGCGTCGACCTTTTCGCAGGCTGCAATCTCGCAGTCGGCGATGGCGGCTGGCTGACCTCCGCGTTCACGCTCGACGCCGGGCTGATCGTTGGCGCCTTCCTTGCCGCGCTCGCTTCGTCAGAATTCAAGCTGCGGACGCCGCGCCGTCCTGCCCGCTATCTCCAAGCGATCGGCGGCGGAGTGCTGATGGGCTACGGCGCTGGCATCGCGGTCGGCTGCACGATCGGCGCGTTCTTCTCAGCGATCCCTTCGCTCGCGCTCAACGGGTGGGTCTTCGGGGTCTCCCTCGCTGCTGGCGCCTTTCTCGGCACGCTCATCATCCGGCGCTTGCCCTAA